From the genome of Candidatus Rokuibacteriota bacterium:
TACGCGCAGAAGGTCATCAACTTCAAGGTGGTCTACTACGGCCCGGGAGTGGCCGGGAAGACCGCCAACCTCCAGCACATCCACAAGAGCCTGCCGGACGGCAGCAAGGGCAGCATGATCTCGCTCGCGGCCGGCGACGACCGGACGCTCTTCTTCGACTTCCTGCCCGTCTCCGCGCTGACCGTGCGGGGCTTCACGGCCAAGTTCCAGCTCTACACCGTGCCCGGGCAGGTCTACTACAACATGACGCGCAAGCTGGTGCTGCGGGGCGCGGACGGGATGGTCTTCGTGGCCGACTCGCAGTGGGACCGGCTGCGCGAGAACGTCGAGAGCTTCCGCAACATGGAGGAGAACCTGCGCGAGTACAATACCAGCCTGGACGAGATGCCCTACGTGATCCAGTACAACAAGCGCGACCTCGAGAACATCGCGCCGCTCGACTACATGGAGTTTCTCCTCAACCGGCGGGCCCGGCGGGTTCCGTCCTTCGAGGCCGTGGCCGTCAATGGCGACGGGGTCTTCGACACCCTCAACACCGTCTCCCGCATGGTCCTGGTGGGCGAGTTCGGTCATGAAAAGGGGGAGCACCGTGAGACTGCATGACGTGGTCATCCACGAAGGCGACGCGGAGAAGATCAACGCGGTCCTGACGACGTTCCTCGGTGAGTCCGGCGCCACCGAGGCCCTGCTCATCGACCGGAGCGGCCAGCTCCTGGCGGCGACCGGCGCCAACCGGGCGCTCGACACCGTGTCCATCTCGGCCCTGGCGGCCGGCGCCTTCAGCTCGACGGGCGCCCTGGCCCAGCTGCTGGGCGAGACGGAGTTCACCGTGCTCTTCCACCAGGGCAACAAGGAGAGCATGCACGTCTCCACCGTCGACGACCAGGCGATCCTGCTGGCGATCTTCGGCGAGCGGACGACGGTGGGCATGGTGCGCCTCTTCGCGAAAGAGGCGGCGACCGCCATCGGGCAGATCCTGACCGAGTCGCGCGCCAAGCCCAGGAGCATGGGTGATCTGTCGACGCCGCTGACGACGGAGGAATCGCGGACCACTTTCGGCGAGCCGAAGAAGCCCTGACGGGGGAGTATCACGGGAGTGCCCCGCGGCCGCAAGCGCGGCTACGGGTGCGGCGACAGGCGCCGCTATATGTCTTCGGGGGTGGCCGGGATCTGGCTCTGCGGCCCCCAGGCGCCTTCGAGCGTGGCCAGCGCCTTCCTGAGCGCCCACTGCACTAAGCCCACGTTGACCTCGCGATCCCCCAGCACGACCACGAAGCCCACCGGACTCGAGCCGAGGAACACCGTCCCGTCGTCCGCCGAGAAGAGCGCCGTGTGGAAGGGGGTCCGCTTCAGCCGGTCGGCGCCGACCTCGAGCTCGCGCCCGAGCGTGGCCGTCAGCGCCGCCAGCGGCTCGACGGCCACGCCGCGGGGCAGGCTCGACGTGATGACGAGGCCGTCGGCGGCCACCACGAGCCCGCCGCGGACGCGGTCGATCTTGAGCATCTCGGCCAGGATGCGCCGGAACTCGCGCGCCCGCGCGGACGCGGGCCGTGGGGCCGCGGGCTCGGCGCTCACGCGCGGACTCCCAGCTCACGCAGCGAGTTGGTCCAGAGCTTGTCGGTTTCGAGCAGCCCGAAGCCGACCTTGACGTCCTGCGGGAAGCTGAGGGCGAGGATCAGGCGGTCATTGGTCCGGAAGAACGTGGTCTCGGTGGCGGCCTGGACAATGCCGCGCCTCAACGCGCCGAGCCCCGCCCGCTGGAGCGTCGCCGAAGCGATCCGGTAGACCTGTGTGACGTGGCCGGCCAGATCCTCGGCGTCCTTGTCGCCCTGCTGGGAGAAGACGAGCGTGCCGTCGGCCTGCGTGAGCACGAACTCTCGCCCGCCCGCCGGCGGCTTGAGCTTTTCCACCTGGATCGGCGGGCCCGCGTAGACCGGACGCTGGCCCGCGGCCGCCGGCGTCATCGTCCAGCTCGACACCATGTCCTGCAGCGCCCTGGCTTCGGGGAAGTCCGGGTAGTACTGGAGGGCCTTGTCGAGAAAGGGGCGGCAGGCGGCGAGGTCACGCTCTTCGAGCGCGATCTTGGCGAGTCCCAGGAGCGCCCGCGGATGATACGGGTCGAGGGCCAGGACCGCCTGGAACTCGCTCTTCGCCGGGCCGATCTGGCGGAAGGCCAGGTGGAGGTAGGCCGAGAGGAGGTGGCCGACACCGTTGTTCGGCGCCAAGCGCAGCCCGTGGGCGACCAGCTCGGCGGCCTCTTCGAAGCGCCCTTCCTGGCGGTAGAGATCGGCGCGCCGGAAGAGCGTGGCGGCATTGGGCGGACGCGTGAAGCTGGTGATCGCGTCCCAGATGCGCGACAGGAGCCTCAGCAAGCCCACGTGGTTTGACTCCCCCCTCGCTCGTGAAGCCGCCGCCCAGGGGGCGTGGCCGCCCACCCTGAAACTTGACGGCAAGCATAGCACAGAGGGACGGAGGGGCTCGCACGCCACGGAGCGTCCTCGGCCGTGCCCCCCTCGGAGGGCCGGATTGACCTGTTTCTGTCATTTCGAAGCCGAAGCTCGTATCCTAGCCGGGGAGGACAAAAGTGGGCGTGAAGATACTGGTGGTGGACGATGAGCCCGACATCCGAGCCGTCCTAGGCGAGTGTCTCACCGCCGCCGGATTCGAGACCCAGGAGGCCGGCGACGGCGCCGAGGCGGTGGCTGCGGTTCAGGCCGAGCGGCCGGCGGTGATTCTCCTTGACGTGATCATGCCCCGGCAGGGCGGCATCGAGGCGCTCCCCGAGCTGAAGCGGATCGCGCCGGACGTCCCGGTCATCATGTGCACGGCCTACATGGACGTCCCGACGGCCGTCCGGGCCATGCAGCTCGGCGCCTACGACTACCTGACCAAGCCGTTCGACCCCGAGCTGCTCCTGCTCACGGTCAAGCGCGCCCTCGAGCGCCGGGAGCTGCTGGCCCGCATCGACGAGCTCAAGAGTCAGGGCGAGGGAATCTCCCTGGCCGAACGCATGGGCGGAAGCCGCGGCATCGAGTCGGTGATCCAGCAGGTCGCCCAGGTTGCCCGCTCGAACTTCACGGTGCTCATCCAGGGCGAGACGG
Proteins encoded in this window:
- a CDS encoding tetratricopeptide repeat protein; protein product: MGLLRLLSRIWDAITSFTRPPNAATLFRRADLYRQEGRFEEAAELVAHGLRLAPNNGVGHLLSAYLHLAFRQIGPAKSEFQAVLALDPYHPRALLGLAKIALEERDLAACRPFLDKALQYYPDFPEARALQDMVSSWTMTPAAAGQRPVYAGPPIQVEKLKPPAGGREFVLTQADGTLVFSQQGDKDAEDLAGHVTQVYRIASATLQRAGLGALRRGIVQAATETTFFRTNDRLILALSFPQDVKVGFGLLETDKLWTNSLRELGVRA
- a CDS encoding roadblock/LC7 domain-containing protein, whose amino-acid sequence is MRLHDVVIHEGDAEKINAVLTTFLGESGATEALLIDRSGQLLAATGANRALDTVSISALAAGAFSSTGALAQLLGETEFTVLFHQGNKESMHVSTVDDQAILLAIFGERTTVGMVRLFAKEAATAIGQILTESRAKPRSMGDLSTPLTTEESRTTFGEPKKP
- a CDS encoding gliding-motility protein MglA, with translation MAIINYAQKVINFKVVYYGPGVAGKTANLQHIHKSLPDGSKGSMISLAAGDDRTLFFDFLPVSALTVRGFTAKFQLYTVPGQVYYNMTRKLVLRGADGMVFVADSQWDRLRENVESFRNMEENLREYNTSLDEMPYVIQYNKRDLENIAPLDYMEFLLNRRARRVPSFEAVAVNGDGVFDTLNTVSRMVLVGEFGHEKGEHRETA